In the genome of Solibacillus silvestris, one region contains:
- a CDS encoding oxygenase, with protein sequence MNDVQTNTEQLFKEVMGSYPSGVTVVTTVDANNQPVGLTANSFVSVSIDPLLILWCIDKKSTSYAAFEHSDYFTVNILSADQGDACWAFASKKEPDRFSKCSWELSENKVPVIKNAFANLECKKYNVVDAGDHYILIGQVVNIHKADKEAMLYYKRNLGAVPESFGK encoded by the coding sequence ATGAATGATGTACAGACAAATACAGAACAACTTTTTAAAGAGGTGATGGGAAGCTATCCTTCTGGTGTAACTGTTGTAACAACGGTAGATGCGAATAATCAACCGGTCGGGTTAACTGCCAATTCCTTTGTATCGGTTTCAATCGATCCATTACTGATTTTATGGTGTATCGACAAAAAATCAACAAGTTACGCAGCATTCGAACACTCCGACTATTTCACGGTAAATATTTTATCTGCTGACCAGGGAGATGCTTGTTGGGCATTTGCCAGCAAAAAGGAGCCGGACCGCTTCAGTAAGTGTTCTTGGGAATTATCCGAAAATAAAGTACCGGTCATTAAAAATGCTTTCGCTAATTTAGAGTGTAAAAAGTACAATGTCGTCGATGCTGGCGACCATTATATTTTAATCGGTCAAGTAGTAAATATTCATAAGGCGGATAAAGAAGCAATGCTCTATTACAAACGAAATCTTGGTGCGGTTCCCGAATCATTTGGCAAATAA
- a CDS encoding acyl-CoA dehydrogenase, producing the protein MDFRIPEDTQEIIGALKQFVEKVVIPLEEANRDVLYNSRNYYLEDGRRSPKVEELRKTVRMESARAGFYTMFGDKELGGEQLGPVTSLLVAEALNKLYPNRKLIEHVIIPSPFTNGLTPVLTGLQPALKEKYLPGIASGEKTLCFGLTEPDAGSDVWGIKTRAVKDGDTWVINGAKQWISHAAHSDYCMLFAVTNPELVAQRKGGISCFFVETGWEGFNVDSVIPTMGSLGGDATILSFDNLRVPHEHVIGEVDNGFTKAIHGINNGRLGMSGKCIGSAQWALKKAVEYANIRQTFGKKIGEHQMIQVMLADCAMDIYAARNMALHCAWKIENSEKTPAKEISMVKAYCTEMMGRVYDKAIQIHGGVGISNELELEEGFRLARTLRIPDGTSEIHRRTVAKSLLKGDLNFS; encoded by the coding sequence ATGGATTTTCGTATACCGGAAGACACACAAGAAATTATCGGTGCATTAAAGCAATTTGTGGAGAAAGTAGTTATCCCGTTGGAGGAAGCAAATCGTGATGTTTTATATAACTCGCGAAACTATTACTTAGAAGATGGCCGCCGTTCCCCGAAGGTGGAGGAACTGCGAAAAACTGTACGAATGGAATCGGCAAGAGCTGGGTTTTATACAATGTTCGGCGATAAAGAGCTTGGCGGTGAACAATTAGGACCGGTTACATCTTTACTTGTAGCGGAAGCACTGAACAAATTGTATCCAAACCGAAAATTAATCGAGCATGTCATTATCCCTTCACCTTTTACAAACGGATTGACACCTGTATTGACAGGATTGCAGCCTGCGCTGAAAGAAAAGTATTTGCCGGGTATTGCGAGCGGTGAAAAAACACTTTGCTTCGGTTTAACAGAACCAGATGCCGGGTCGGACGTTTGGGGAATTAAAACACGTGCTGTAAAAGACGGTGACACATGGGTGATCAATGGTGCGAAACAATGGATTTCACATGCTGCGCACTCCGATTACTGTATGTTATTTGCAGTGACAAATCCTGAACTTGTCGCACAGCGAAAAGGCGGTATCTCTTGTTTCTTCGTGGAAACAGGCTGGGAAGGATTCAATGTCGATTCAGTTATTCCGACAATGGGTTCACTTGGCGGCGATGCAACGATTTTAAGTTTCGATAATCTACGCGTTCCTCATGAACATGTAATCGGCGAAGTAGACAATGGATTCACAAAAGCAATTCACGGTATTAATAACGGCCGATTAGGTATGAGCGGTAAATGTATCGGTTCCGCACAATGGGCATTAAAGAAAGCAGTAGAATACGCAAACATTCGTCAAACATTCGGTAAAAAAATTGGCGAACACCAAATGATTCAAGTAATGTTGGCAGATTGTGCAATGGATATTTACGCAGCTCGCAATATGGCATTACACTGTGCGTGGAAGATTGAAAATTCGGAAAAAACTCCGGCGAAAGAAATTTCAATGGTGAAAGCATATTGTACGGAAATGATGGGCCGTGTTTATGACAAAGCGATCCAAATTCATGGTGGCGTTGGTATTTCCAATGAACTGGAGCTTGAAGAAGGCTTCCGTTTAGCAAGAACACTTAGAATTCCTGACGGGACTTCGGAAATCCACCGTCGTACAGTAGCGAAAAGTCTGTTAAAAGGTGACTTGAATTTCAGCTAA